Part of the Deferrivibrio essentukiensis genome is shown below.
GGTGTAAGATGATTATAAAAAATATTTTTGAAAAAGATATTGAAAGACCTATAAATGGTGTAGTTAAGGTTGGTCAAGATGATTTGGGTATTCTTAAAAGTGAGATAGAAGAATATATCATAACCCATGAAGTAAAAAAATATTTAGATAATTTTTTCAGTCATTACGTTGATACTTTAGGCACACAAACTGATAAAATAGGTATTTGGATTTCAGGTTTTTTTGGTTCGGGTAAATCTCATTTATTAAAAATGCTCGCATATACTATAGAAAACCGTGCTATTGGTGATATAAGTGCTGGAGAAATAATAAGAGATAAAATTAAAACTGATGCGTTATTATCTGCCAATATTAAAAGAGCTTATCAAAACTCAGCCGATATTATCCTTTTTAATATTGATAGCATGAGTGATAGCAGCAATCTTGGAAATAAAGAAACAATTCTTAATGTTTTTCGTAGAGTATTCTATGACAAATTGGGATATTTAGGGAGGGTTCCCTTTATCGCTGAAATTGAAAGAGATTTGGACAATAATGGACTTTATGAAAAGTTTAAAAATAAATTTGAAGAATTAGCAGGGAAGAATTGGGTAGAAGAAAGACATAATTTTGCTTTTTACGAAGAAGAAATTTTTGAGGCTCTTGCCTTTTGCTACGATGTAACAGTAGAAAAAGCTGAAAATTTTTATAAATCTAAAGAAGACTATTTTAGCTCTGTAAGTATTTCTGATTTTGCTGATAATGTTAAAGAGTTTATAGATAAAAAAAATAAAGAATTAAATACAAACAATTATAGACTTTTGTTTATGGTTGATGAAGTTGGGCAGTTTATAGCCCAAGATACTAATAAGATGTTAAATCTTCAGACAATAGTTGAAGAGTTGGGTGTTAAATGTAAAGGTTCTGCTTGGGTGGTCGTTACTTCTCAGGAAGATGTGGAGTCAATAATTGGTGATTTACCAAGAACTAGTAAAAATGAATTTTCGAAAATTTTGGGAAGATTTATAAGATTCTCACTTTCTGGCTCAAACACTGATGAGGTTATTAAAAAGAGAATCTTGTCAAAAAATGTTGAAGCAGCGGATGAATTAAAAAACCTTTACGAAAATAATATAAATATCTTAAAAAATCAGTTTAGTTTTACAGCCGATACCGCTACTTTTCAGAAATATAAGGATGAAAATGACTTTATAAACTCATATCCTTTTGTACCGTACCAGTTTACATTGTTACAAAAAGTTTTTGAAGCAATTCGCACAATGGGAATTTCAGGTAAGCATTTATCACATGGTGAAAGAAGTATGTTAAATGCTTTTCAGCAAGCTTGTCTTATGATTAAAAACAAGGAAATAGGCTACATATCACCATTTTATTTATTTTACGATACAATAGAAGGTTTTATGGATTCCCATGTATTACTAACAATTAAACATGCTGAAAAAAATGAAAGCCTAGATATTTTTGATGTAAATTTGCTAAAACTATTGTTTTTGATTCGATATATTGGGCAGATAAAGCCAAATATTGATAACATTGTAATTCTAATGTTAGAGGTAATAGACCAAGATAAGCAAGCATTAAAAGATAAAGTTAAAAATAGCCTATTAAAGTTGGAACATGAAGTACTTATTAATAAAAGTGGTGACAACTATTATTTTCTAACTAACGAAGAAAGAGATATAAAGCAAGAAATCAAGAAAATAGCAGTAGATTCAGCTACTAAATCAAATTTTATTTATGAAATAATTTTTCATGAGTTATATCCAGAAACCAAACATAAATATACTAATTATAGCAATGACTATGAAATAACTAGGACTGTTGATAATATTTCGAAAGGCAACGGCAAATTAGAAATCAAAATTGCTACCCAATATGACTCTTTCGATACGAGTGACCCATATCTGACAATGCAAAGTCAGCAAAGAAAATTATTGATTAGATTAAATAACAGTAATGAGTTGGAAAAAGAATTAAAATCTTTTCTTCAAACAAATGAATATATAAGGAAACATCAAGGTTCAACTAAAGATTCATTTTCTAAAGTTATTTTAGAGATACAAAAAGAAAATGATGAAAGAAGAAAAAGGTTAAAGAAAATAATTGATGAGCTACTGGCAAATGCTGACTATTTTTCTTTGGGCACCAAGCTTCATTTCCCAAAGCCGGTAAACTATCAAAATCTTATAAAACAACAGTTAGATGAAATAATAGGGCATATATACAATAAAATGTATCTTATTGTGCCAAATACGATTAAGGCTTCAAATGAGATAAAAGAAGCATTAAGTAAAAATAGAAGTATAATTGGTGACGTTAATACAAGCGAATCAGTTGAAAATGAGATAATTAACTTTATTAGGGATATTAGCCACATAGAAAATAGTGTTACACTGAAGAAAATTTATGACAGGTTTAAAGAAGAACCCTTCGGATGGAAGCTATTAGATATACAATATATTATTGCAATTTTGGTTGCTAATGAAAAAATACATTTAGAATACCAAACTCAAAAAGTATCCAGTGCTTTTCACTCAAAACTTGAAGAATTAATTACTAAAGCATCTTACCAGTCTGTAGTTTATGTTAAATTGCCACAGGTTGCTGATGAAGGTGAAATAAATAAGGCTAAACAAATTTTTCAAGATGTAAGTGATAATATCCCTGAGGAAAAACCAGATGATTTCACTAAACAGTTTAAAAAGTTTATCACTGAGTTTATAGAGGATATTAAAAGTAACCTGCATCTTTTGTCTTCAAATTTTCGTCCAAAATTTACTGCTGAGGAATATTTAGATGGGTTGACAAGAATCGCTAAATTAAGTGAACAGGCAGATGTTATTAAAGAAATTATAAAACAAGAAGAAAAGTTACACACTTGGATAGAATATCTTGGAAAGTTTAGAAACTTTATTACTAATCAACTACCTCGACATAAAGATATAATAGAGTTTATAAATACATATAAAGATGGGATAGAGCATTATGATTACAAGCCAGGGGAAGAAGTATTGGAAAAATGCGAACAATACATGAATAGTGAATCTCCGTTTCATTTAACTATACCTTTGGCAAATGAAATAGATGATATTAGTCAGACATTAAAAGAAAAGTTAGGCTCCTTAAAAAATAAATATATAGATGAAATAACAAAAAAATATGAACATATTTTAGAAGTATCTAAAGGTGAAAACATAGATATATCAGGAAAAATAGATTCTTTAGATCAAATGGCTGACCTCATAAGAAATGAAATAAAAATTGAAAATGTTATTGCAAGACGTGCTACATTTATAAGGAAGATAAGCTCATTAGAAGAAGATATTAATAGAGAAATAAATAGAAAATATGCCGAAAATAATGAAAAACCACCGAAGAAAATTAAAATATCTAAATTAGTTTATCCTAAAATTATTAGCACTAAAGAAGATATTGATAATTTTACGGATGAATTAAAGGAAAGACTCTATCAAGAGCTACAAGATAATAAAAAAATTGAGATTTCTGGAGAGTAATTATGAATACAGGTGAAGTAAAAAAATTTGCTGTTAGGGCAAGACAGCTATTTATTGAGCAAGTAAAAGCAAAAGCTGCCTTGCTGGGCTTTAGTGAAAAAGGGGTAGCAGAACATAAAGAAGTTAAGACCGAAGTAATTGTTAACGAAAGTGTATATCCTAAAAAGCAATGGAAAGAAATCGCTAAAGTAGTAAAAAAAGGTAAAAGTGATTATTTAAGTCTAATAGATGAAGTAGCTTATACATGGTTTAACAGATTTGTAGCTCTAAAGTTTATGGAAGAGAATGGATATATAAATCATCGGTTTGTAAAGTCATCTTCAGATAAATGGTATCCTGATGTTTTAAGTGCTCCTGAAGAGACAAATTTACTTGATAAAAATGAAGTAATACAATTAAAACTAAGCAACGAATATGAAAAATTGTACAAAAAACTTTTGATTGCTCATTGTAATAATCTTCATAAAGCTATGCCTTTTATATTTGAAGAAATTGAAGATTATACAGAGTTATTGCTTCCGGATCTCCTTTTAGCAGCAAATTCAATAATAGCCTACATCGACAAAGGACTTCCATCTGATTTTTGGAAAGATGTTGAAATTATTGGGTGGCTTTATCAGTTTTATATTTCAGAAAAAAAAGATGAAGTAATTGGAAGTAAAAAAGCATATAAAAAAGAAGATATCCCAGCAGCTACACAGCTTTTTACACCGAGATGGATTGTGGATTATTTGGTGCAAAATTCGACTGGACGTATTTGGCTTGAGTCATATCCTAAATCTGTCTTGAAAGAAAGGATGAAATATTATGTAGAATCAGATGTGGATGTTGAAAAGAAGTTTTATTCAAATGTAAATCCTGAAGAGTTAAAAATAATAGACCCTGCTTGCGGATCAGGCCATATTTTGATTAGAGTATTTGACACTTTAATGAACATATACAGAGAGATGGGTTATTCTGACCTTGACGCTGTTAAAAATATAGTTGAAAAAAATCTTTATGGTTTGGATATAGATAAAAGAGCAGCACAGTTAGCTTGTTTTGCTGTAATGATGAAAGCAAGAGAATACGCCGGGTCAAGAATATTTAGACAAAAGTTAGATTTAAATATCTATGAAATACAAGAAGTAGATAAAAATCTTGTAGATTCCACCGAATTTATAAAAGGATTATCTAAAGAAGAAGATGAACAGCTACAAGAAATATTATCAGTTTTTTTAGAAGCCAAAAATATTGGTTCATTGATTACAATACCTGAAACATACTTAGATAAAATAGATTATTTCTTAGAAATATTAGAAAATCAATTAAATGATGATTTTGAGCTTACCAAGAAATATGCTTCGCAATATTATCATATTTTAAAAGTAGCTAAGGTTTTAGGTCAAAAATATGATGCTATGATTGCTAATCCACCATATATGGGAAATAAAGCTCATAATGAAATTTTGAAGCAATTTTTGCAGAAAAATTATCCTGATTCAAAATCAGATTTAT
Proteins encoded:
- the brxC gene encoding BREX system P-loop protein BrxC, encoding MIIKNIFEKDIERPINGVVKVGQDDLGILKSEIEEYIITHEVKKYLDNFFSHYVDTLGTQTDKIGIWISGFFGSGKSHLLKMLAYTIENRAIGDISAGEIIRDKIKTDALLSANIKRAYQNSADIILFNIDSMSDSSNLGNKETILNVFRRVFYDKLGYLGRVPFIAEIERDLDNNGLYEKFKNKFEELAGKNWVEERHNFAFYEEEIFEALAFCYDVTVEKAENFYKSKEDYFSSVSISDFADNVKEFIDKKNKELNTNNYRLLFMVDEVGQFIAQDTNKMLNLQTIVEELGVKCKGSAWVVVTSQEDVESIIGDLPRTSKNEFSKILGRFIRFSLSGSNTDEVIKKRILSKNVEAADELKNLYENNINILKNQFSFTADTATFQKYKDENDFINSYPFVPYQFTLLQKVFEAIRTMGISGKHLSHGERSMLNAFQQACLMIKNKEIGYISPFYLFYDTIEGFMDSHVLLTIKHAEKNESLDIFDVNLLKLLFLIRYIGQIKPNIDNIVILMLEVIDQDKQALKDKVKNSLLKLEHEVLINKSGDNYYFLTNEERDIKQEIKKIAVDSATKSNFIYEIIFHELYPETKHKYTNYSNDYEITRTVDNISKGNGKLEIKIATQYDSFDTSDPYLTMQSQQRKLLIRLNNSNELEKELKSFLQTNEYIRKHQGSTKDSFSKVILEIQKENDERRKRLKKIIDELLANADYFSLGTKLHFPKPVNYQNLIKQQLDEIIGHIYNKMYLIVPNTIKASNEIKEALSKNRSIIGDVNTSESVENEIINFIRDISHIENSVTLKKIYDRFKEEPFGWKLLDIQYIIAILVANEKIHLEYQTQKVSSAFHSKLEELITKASYQSVVYVKLPQVADEGEINKAKQIFQDVSDNIPEEKPDDFTKQFKKFITEFIEDIKSNLHLLSSNFRPKFTAEEYLDGLTRIAKLSEQADVIKEIIKQEEKLHTWIEYLGKFRNFITNQLPRHKDIIEFINTYKDGIEHYDYKPGEEVLEKCEQYMNSESPFHLTIPLANEIDDISQTLKEKLGSLKNKYIDEITKKYEHILEVSKGENIDISGKIDSLDQMADLIRNEIKIENVIARRATFIRKISSLEEDINREINRKYAENNEKPPKKIKISKLVYPKIISTKEDIDNFTDELKERLYQELQDNKKIEISGE
- the pglX gene encoding BREX-1 system adenine-specific DNA-methyltransferase PglX, translating into MNTGEVKKFAVRARQLFIEQVKAKAALLGFSEKGVAEHKEVKTEVIVNESVYPKKQWKEIAKVVKKGKSDYLSLIDEVAYTWFNRFVALKFMEENGYINHRFVKSSSDKWYPDVLSAPEETNLLDKNEVIQLKLSNEYEKLYKKLLIAHCNNLHKAMPFIFEEIEDYTELLLPDLLLAANSIIAYIDKGLPSDFWKDVEIIGWLYQFYISEKKDEVIGSKKAYKKEDIPAATQLFTPRWIVDYLVQNSTGRIWLESYPKSVLKERMKYYVESDVDVEKKFYSNVNPEELKIIDPACGSGHILIRVFDTLMNIYREMGYSDLDAVKNIVEKNLYGLDIDKRAAQLACFAVMMKAREYAGSRIFRQKLDLNIYEIQEVDKNLVDSTEFIKGLSKEEDEQLQEILSVFLEAKNIGSLITIPETYLDKIDYFLEILENQLNDDFELTKKYASQYYHILKVAKVLGQKYDAMIANPPYMGNKAHNEILKQFLQKNYPDSKSDLFAAFIERGFEFLKDGGFEAMITMQSWMFLSSYEKLRNKILKNYQIVNMVDMGWHAFGNPSYPSTAFVIRKCKPGDTLG